The Brassica oleracea var. oleracea cultivar TO1000 chromosome C7, BOL, whole genome shotgun sequence sequence ATTCAGAGCTTCGGTGTGGAACTTGTTGTCGCAGAGGTAGAGAGTGTTGTTGATGGGCTTGAAAGGCTCAAAGTCAATGGTAACCTTCTTCTCCTTGCCTTCGTCGTTGACGATGGTTCCAGTGTAGAGGACAAGACCGTTGGGAGGGACCCTGTTGTAAAGTTTCAGCCTTTGCTGCGCAGAAGTGATGGCACCCAGAACAGACTGGCGATTGACTCTGCTCTTGATGTTCGAAGCAGTTCCATACTCATCGCCCAACATCTTAGTGACACGAGAAACCTGATCACGCGGAGGCATGATGAGGGAGATCATGCTAGTTCCATTGCCCCTGGCAGCTTCAAGGGACTTGATGAGCTTCTTAATCTTCCATATCTCAATGTTCTTGTCGTCACCATGATTGTCTCCCATTTTAACCTGTAAAGACCACAAAACAGAAGCTAGTTAATACCGATAAACATAATCCTCAATCAAATACTCTTAAAGGTCGTAAGACCAAATCAATTCATCCAAATACCAAAAAAACAATCTCTTAGATCTACCCTTTAAATAAATTCTCCAAAAAACAATCTCTTAGAGAATAGCTGATCTAATATAACATCTGACCTAATCATGAGAAAAAAGCATAACAGAACCCTAAAAATACGATTCAAGATAATCAAAACAGAAACCATATAATAAATCATAATATAAAAAAAAAAAAGTAGATCCCAGATTATAAGTTTCGCTCACACACAATCTTATAAAATAATATTCAACTCATGAAACCTACCTAATCGCAAGAAAAATCCGAAAGACAATTTACAGTTAGAGATCAAAAATTCATCAAAAGAAATAACAATGAACACATACAAACAAGCATCTGATAGATCGAAACGAGCGATTATCAATCAAACAATTAGCAAAACGTAAGAACATCCCCAAAAGATGAAGATCGGAAAATCACCTGAAGAAAAGCTCACGCGAGGGAAGGAGAGGGATTGCGTATTCCTTCGAGAGAGCTTTTTTTTCCGTGTCTGAAAGCAATCAATGTGGTGGCAGAGAAAGAGTATTTATATTGTTTGTTTATGCAGAGACGTGACCTAGTCGTTAACCGACCTTACTGTACTCTTTTAATGGGCCTAAGCCCAATAAAGTATTTATAATGTTTGTTTATGCAGAGACGTAAGTCACCCCCACCTTTAACCGACCTTAATGGACTCTCTTAATGGGCCTAAGCCCAATATCTTAAACATTTCCATTTTCCCTTTTTCACTTCCCACCCGCACAGAGAGTTTCGTCATTTGTACAACTGTAGAAGGAGAGGAAGAAGAAGTAGGAGCGATGGCATGGAGAGGAAACATATCGAAGTCTCTCAAAGAGCTCAGGATTCTCCTCTGTCAATCTTCCCCAGCTAGCGCTTCCACCAGGTTTCTCTCCATCTTCCTTCTTTCGTCTTTTGATCAAACCAAAATCTGTGAGATCGGCGAATTCGATAGACCATTTTTAGGGTTTTCGATTGTGTATGAAGGGGGTTTTGATTCGTTTCAGGACGTTCGTGGAGAAGAATTACAAAGATTTGAAGACTCTGAACCCTAAGTTCCCTTTCCTGATCCGCGAATGCAGTGGGATCCAGCCTCAGATGTGGGCCAGATATGGTATTATCCTTTAAAACCTTGGCTATCGATGATAATGTATTGTGTTGTAACAACGATGCATAGTTGGTTTTGTGCTTTTAAGATCATCTGCATAGTGCCTAAGCCGCCTAGATGATTACTTGAATTGATTGCCGTGTGTAACCCCTAGGGAACTGGTCATTCTCATTGCTAGCTAGATAATAGAGAATGCGACTGTTTGACTTTGATGTGGATGCCATAATTATATTTTGTGTTCCTCTCTTTTCTTCTGGTTTTGAGCAGCTAAAATTATTGAGGCCATCTTCTGTTAAGAGAACTTCATCATCTTGAATCTGTCGTGGTGTGAAAGTAAATAGTACTGGAAATCATGTCTCTTATCCTGCAATACAGAGAATCTGTGCTCATGCAAATGAGTATGTTTAGGAAGGTGATAGCTTTGAGCTCAGAGAGGATCATTCAACAATTGTTTAACAAAAATCTGCCTTTCATGACTGTTATAGGGGGTTAGGTGAAAGTAACGCTTGTGCATAATGGGCCAACATTTTTGTATTCGACTTTGGCGACTAGTATCATCTGTTTATTGTGTCTTCGTTAACTTGTGCTTGGCTTACTTGTGGTAGATATGGGAGTGGAGAGGTGTGTAAACTTGGATGGTATGAACGAGTCACAGATTCTCAAGTCTCTTGAAGACCTTGTGAAAGCCGGAGGAGCTACAAAAGCCTAAAAGGTTTTTTATTTTTAACCTGAGATGATCCCGAATAAGATACAAACTTGAAATACATTCAATCTTGACGGTTCCTGTTATTCTATTACTTTGCAACTACTTGGGTGTCATATCGCCTTTCGTTTTTGTTTGTACTCCTTGAACTTGTTATCAAATGAACCTTCCGTATGATTGTTGAAAACATATTAGAAAGAGGATCTAAATAAACATGATAGGTGTAGAGGTCACTTAGAGCAATTATAATCTAATTTGTGTGAGGTTTGTGATTTATTCCCGATATAACACTCATGAATTCTCAATTCTAACCAAATTTTATATTCAATGATTTTGCTAGTTGAAGTGTCAAAATCCTGATTACGCAATTTCATGCCCAAAATCATAGTATAACTTTATATATATCAATATATAAAACTGTAAAGTTGCATTACATGTAAATTTTCGTGAGCTTTCCCTTACTCGAAGGCCCATAAAGAGAGAGAGAATCATCTATCAGTCTTTTGAGAGCGAATCAAGTTCGTAACTGACGGCAAAAACTGAAGGTCCAATCCCAAGTGAGACTAGCACGTGCCAATACCAAGTTAATGAAAAAACAAAAGTGATTTAAGAACCAAACTGCTCAAGTGGCTATCCTCAAACCGTTGTCGTTAAGATAGAGATTTAGTTGTTACTCAATAAATACTAATAAGATAAGTATATTTATCCATAGATTTAGAGACGCAACAGTTTGATGAAGAAGATAGATTTGGTTTCTCTTTGATGCGGACGGAACTGGCAATGTACGAACCAATCAAAAGCACCGACGACGGTGATCAATGGCGTGAGAAGAAAGACATCGAGTCCGCTTCCTCTCTCCAGATTTCTTCTCATCACCGTCCTTATCTCTCTTCCGACAAGGAACGATTAGTTTCTCTCGACGTCTTCCGTGGTCTTACCGTCACCGTGAGTTGCTCTCTAACCTTGTTTTCATCGCTTACCCCTTTTTCTAGTTACAGTTTAAATCTCTTACGTCTTATGTTGTTGTGTATGTTAAATAACAGTTGATGATACTTGTGGATGATGTTGGAGGGATATTCCCAGCTATTAACCATTCACCTTGGGACGGTGTAACGCTTGCTGATTTAGTCATGCCTTTTTTCCTTTTCATTGTCGGTGTCTCTCTTGCCTTTGCTTATAAGGTAGTATGTGAATATTACTACTCTTTAATTAACTTCTTTTACTCTGATTCTGATCTTCCTCTGTTTTTTTTTTTTTTTTTGGTTACAGAACTTGTCATGCAAGTATGCTGCAACAAGAAAGGCTTTGCTTCGATCCTTTAAGCTCCTTTCACTTGGTCTTTTTCTCCAAGGTTTGGTTTCTTTATTCTAACCATGTGCTGTGAAAGTCCTCAAGTAGCTCTCTATATGTCATTGTCTTTGCAGGGGGATTCATTCATGGCCTCAACAACTTAACATATGGAATAGATATAGAGAAAATTAGACTCATGGGCATATTACAGGTATATATTGGTCTTTTTCCTTCCTTCCTTCTATCTCTGCCCAATACATGTAACGTTCTAGACGTTTTCTTGTTATGTTTCCAGAGAATAGCTATAGCATACTTAGTTGCAGCACTGTGCGAGATTTGGTTTAAAGGAAACCATAATGTCACCTCAGAGCTATCTATGATCAAGAAATACAAATTTCACTGGTAAAACTGTCTTTTAATTTCATATCTCAAAATTCTCATTGATGATATTATCGTTTTTATCTGACAGGGTGGTGGCCTTTGTTATTACAACAACATATTTGTCCATGCTATACGGATTATACGTGCCAGACTGGGAATATCAAGACCAAGGATCAACAACATTCTTGGTTGGATAATTGTTCTCATCTTCCTTCTACATACCTTACCTTAAATATTATGTACCGCTTCTAAACATGTTTAGGAATGTGAAGGTGAAATGTGGGGTAAGAGGAAACACTGGACCAGGCTGTAATGCAGTTGGAATGCTTGACCGTATGTTACTAGGGATACATCATCTCTACAGGAAACCTGTATATGCACGGACCAAGGTTCTTATATTTAAATCATGTGCTTTTTTTCTTTTTTTTTCTCAATATCTGTTCTTTGTTCGTTTTCATTTGTTCTCTTATATCTTCTTCATCAGCAATGCAGTATATATTCTCCACACAATGGGCCATTACCTCCAGGCGCTCCTTCTTGGTGTCAAGCGCCTTTTGATCCCGAAGGCCTTCTCAGGTTTCTTGCTTCTCTACTGCAGCAAAATAATATGAGTTAAATATTATTACTGATCACAAAGTAACTTGCAAGTTTGTTTATTGTAGTTCCTTGATGGCCACCGTTACATGCCTAGTGGGTTTGCATTACGGCCATATTATCATCCACTTCAAGGTAGATATTATCATTAATTATTGTAATGCTAGTTTCCTCTAGTTTTAGTGAACTGAAGTTAGGGTATCAGTTTCATTAGCATTTTTGTTCTCATCTTGTCTGAAACTTACTTTTGTATCTCTG is a genomic window containing:
- the LOC106303802 gene encoding NADH dehydrogenase [ubiquinone] 1 alpha subcomplex subunit 2 — its product is MAWRGNISKSLKELRILLCQSSPASASTRTFVEKNYKDLKTLNPKFPFLIRECSGIQPQMWARYDMGVERCVNLDGMNESQILKSLEDLVKAGGATKA
- the LOC106304446 gene encoding heparan-alpha-glucosaminide N-acetyltransferase; its protein translation is MRTELAMYEPIKSTDDGDQWREKKDIESASSLQISSHHRPYLSSDKERLVSLDVFRGLTVTLMILVDDVGGIFPAINHSPWDGVTLADLVMPFFLFIVGVSLAFAYKNLSCKYAATRKALLRSFKLLSLGLFLQGGFIHGLNNLTYGIDIEKIRLMGILQRIAIAYLVAALCEIWFKGNHNVTSELSMIKKYKFHWVVAFVITTTYLSMLYGLYVPDWEYQDQGSTTFLVKCGVRGNTGPGCNAVGMLDRMLLGIHHLYRKPVYARTKQCSIYSPHNGPLPPGAPSWCQAPFDPEGLLSSLMATVTCLVGLHYGHIIIHFKDHKRRLNQWILRSFCLLMLGLALDLFGMHLNKPLYTLSYVCVTAGASGFLFSTIYLMVDVYGYKRASLVLQWMGIHALPIYVLIACNLVFLIIHGFYWKKPINNLLHLIGIGK